The following proteins are co-located in the Noviherbaspirillum sp. UKPF54 genome:
- a CDS encoding MFS transporter, whose translation MQHPSWPKQSFSFALFFFAYYGYVGVFSPYASLYFSGKGMSAAEIGVLMSLMQVMRIFGPNLWGWVADRHQKRVTVLRLTAVAATALFAGIFVGQTFAHFFLVMVLVNLFTSAQAPLSEALMLSEMRGDLTHYGRLRLWGSVGFILTVTLAGPALDRFGIHLMPWISISLLALVLVASLRMQEAAPVTAPHGAPSVIALLRRREVLAFFVSTFMMIAAHASLYVFYSLYLAQIGYSNTVIGLMWSLGVVVEIAFFFFQAPIFRRYGVQKLMMASLLIAVLRFLLIGFGAQSLILLLAAQVMHAATFGTHHSASVATLQRWFSGPLQASGQALFTSISYGLGGTLGGLILGVFWDTFGSQTVYLMAAMFALAGAAAAALSYRWQPHRHEEKK comes from the coding sequence GTGCAGCATCCGTCCTGGCCAAAGCAGTCGTTCAGTTTCGCTCTGTTCTTCTTCGCGTACTACGGCTACGTCGGCGTGTTTTCGCCGTACGCCAGCCTGTATTTTTCAGGCAAGGGCATGAGCGCCGCCGAGATCGGCGTGTTGATGTCGCTGATGCAGGTCATGCGCATCTTCGGTCCCAACCTGTGGGGCTGGGTGGCCGACCGCCACCAGAAGCGAGTGACGGTATTGCGGCTGACCGCAGTGGCGGCCACCGCGCTGTTCGCCGGCATCTTTGTCGGCCAGACGTTTGCACACTTCTTCCTGGTGATGGTCCTGGTGAACCTGTTTACCAGCGCCCAGGCGCCGTTGTCGGAAGCCTTGATGTTGTCGGAGATGCGCGGCGACCTTACCCACTACGGCCGCCTGCGCCTGTGGGGGTCGGTCGGCTTCATCCTGACGGTGACGCTCGCCGGGCCAGCGCTCGACCGCTTCGGCATCCATCTGATGCCCTGGATCTCGATATCCTTGCTCGCGCTGGTGCTGGTGGCCAGCCTGCGCATGCAGGAGGCGGCGCCGGTCACCGCACCGCACGGCGCTCCATCCGTCATCGCGTTGCTGCGCAGGCGCGAAGTGCTGGCGTTTTTTGTGTCGACCTTCATGATGATCGCGGCGCACGCGTCGCTCTATGTCTTCTACTCGCTGTACCTGGCGCAGATCGGCTACAGCAATACGGTGATCGGCCTCATGTGGTCGCTCGGCGTGGTGGTGGAAATCGCCTTTTTCTTTTTCCAGGCACCAATTTTTCGCCGCTACGGCGTGCAAAAGCTGATGATGGCCAGCCTGCTGATCGCGGTGCTGCGCTTTCTGCTGATCGGCTTCGGCGCGCAGTCGCTGATCTTGCTGCTGGCGGCTCAGGTAATGCATGCTGCCACCTTCGGCACCCATCATTCGGCATCCGTGGCAACCCTGCAGCGCTGGTTCTCCGGGCCGCTGCAGGCAAGCGGCCAGGCGCTATTCACCAGCATTTCATATGGGCTGGGCGGCACCTTGGGCGGACTGATTTTGGGCGTGTTCTGGGATACATTTGGCTCGCAAACAGTCTATTTAATGGCAGCAATGTTCGCGCTGGCGGGCGCCGCGGCGGCGGCATTGTCATACCGCTGGCAACCCCATCGTCATGAGGAGAAAAAATGA
- the leuC gene encoding 3-isopropylmalate dehydratase large subunit produces the protein MAQTLYDKLWESHVVHTEEDGTAVLYIDRHLVHEVTSPQAFEGLKLAGRKPWRNSANLAVADHNVPTTGRAQGIADPVSRLQVETLDANTKEYGLTYFSMRDKRQGIVHVIGPEQGATLPGMTVVCGDSHTSTHGAFGCLAHGIGTSEVEHVLATQTLLAKKSKAMLVQVDGALPFGVTAKDIVLAVIGKIGTAGGTGYAIEFAGSTIRSLSMEGRMTICNMAIEAGARAGMVAVDDTTINYVKGRPFSPVGPHWDRAVEYWRTLHSDAGAKFDMVVTLNAAEIKPQVTWGTSPEMVVAIDDRVPDPDKEKDAVKRDAMEKALVYMSLKPNTAISDIRIDKVFIGSCTNSRIEDLRAAAAVVRGKFRASNVKLALVVPGSGLVKEQAEREGLDKIFKEAGFEWRDPGCSMCLAMNADRLEPGERCASTSNRNFEGRQGQGSRTHLVSPAMAAAAGIAGHFVDVRALR, from the coding sequence ATGGCTCAAACGCTCTACGACAAACTCTGGGAATCGCACGTCGTGCATACCGAAGAGGATGGCACCGCCGTTCTCTATATCGATCGTCACCTGGTGCATGAAGTCACCAGCCCGCAGGCATTCGAAGGTCTGAAACTGGCTGGACGCAAGCCGTGGCGCAATTCCGCCAACCTGGCGGTGGCCGACCACAACGTGCCGACCACGGGCCGCGCCCAGGGCATCGCCGATCCGGTATCGCGCCTGCAGGTCGAGACGCTGGACGCCAATACCAAGGAGTACGGGCTAACCTATTTCAGCATGCGCGACAAGCGCCAGGGGATCGTGCACGTGATCGGGCCGGAGCAGGGAGCCACCCTGCCGGGCATGACGGTCGTGTGCGGCGACTCGCATACTTCCACCCACGGCGCCTTCGGCTGCCTGGCGCACGGCATCGGCACTTCGGAGGTCGAGCATGTGTTGGCGACCCAGACTCTGCTGGCCAAGAAATCCAAGGCGATGCTGGTGCAGGTCGATGGCGCGCTGCCGTTCGGCGTCACCGCCAAGGACATCGTGCTGGCCGTGATCGGCAAGATCGGCACTGCCGGCGGCACCGGCTACGCGATCGAATTCGCCGGCTCCACCATCCGTTCGCTGTCGATGGAAGGGCGCATGACGATCTGTAACATGGCGATCGAGGCAGGCGCGCGCGCCGGCATGGTGGCGGTCGACGACACCACGATCAACTACGTGAAAGGCCGCCCGTTTTCGCCGGTCGGCCCGCACTGGGACCGCGCGGTCGAATACTGGCGCACGCTGCATTCCGACGCCGGCGCCAAGTTCGACATGGTGGTGACGCTCAACGCCGCCGAGATCAAGCCGCAAGTCACCTGGGGCACTTCGCCCGAGATGGTAGTCGCGATCGACGACCGCGTGCCGGATCCGGACAAGGAAAAGGATGCGGTCAAGCGCGACGCGATGGAAAAGGCGCTGGTCTACATGAGCCTGAAGCCGAACACAGCGATCTCCGATATCCGCATCGACAAGGTCTTCATCGGTTCCTGCACCAACTCGCGCATCGAAGACTTGCGCGCCGCTGCCGCCGTCGTGCGCGGCAAGTTCCGCGCATCGAACGTGAAGCTGGCGCTGGTGGTGCCGGGTTCCGGCCTGGTGAAGGAGCAGGCCGAGCGCGAAGGACTCGACAAGATCTTCAAGGAAGCCGGTTTCGAATGGCGCGATCCGGGCTGCTCGATGTGCCTGGCAATGAACGCCGACCGGCTGGAGCCGGGCGAGCGCTGCGCATCGACGTCCAACCGCAATTTCGAGGGACGCCAGGGGCAGGGCAGCCGCACGCACCTGGTGTCGCCGGCAATGGCGGCAGCCGCCGGCATCGCCGGGCACTTCGTCGACGTGCGCGCGCTGCGCTAG
- a CDS encoding M48 family metallopeptidase, whose protein sequence is MKPIMRSLLSKLATATVMLSLVACETVQTTQGGAVGVTREQRMAVPAAEIQQAASQEYAQVMNEARSKGLLNRNSTQVQRVRNIVNRLIPQTAVFRPDALQWAWEANVLTSPEVNAWAMPGGKIAVYTGLIDKLNVTDDELAAVLGHEISHALREHSRERASEQMVAGSLIQIGSELLGLGDIGQKGAEYAYMGLVGLPHSRNQESEADRMGVELAARAGYDPRAAISLWQKMGQIGGAEPIKFLSTHPSREDRLNDLTNYSQRVMPLYEQARKK, encoded by the coding sequence ATGAAACCGATCATGAGAAGCCTGCTATCGAAGTTGGCGACGGCGACGGTGATGCTCTCGCTGGTTGCCTGCGAAACGGTGCAAACCACGCAAGGCGGCGCCGTCGGCGTGACGCGCGAGCAGCGCATGGCAGTGCCGGCCGCTGAAATCCAGCAGGCGGCCAGCCAGGAGTATGCGCAGGTAATGAATGAGGCACGCAGCAAAGGCTTGCTCAACCGAAATTCCACCCAAGTGCAGCGCGTGCGCAACATCGTCAACCGGTTGATTCCCCAAACCGCGGTTTTCCGTCCCGATGCCCTGCAGTGGGCCTGGGAAGCCAATGTGCTGACCTCCCCGGAAGTGAATGCCTGGGCCATGCCCGGAGGGAAGATTGCGGTTTATACCGGCCTGATCGATAAGCTCAATGTCACCGACGACGAACTGGCCGCCGTCCTCGGTCACGAAATCTCGCATGCCTTGCGCGAGCATTCGCGCGAGCGCGCTTCGGAGCAAATGGTGGCGGGCAGCCTGATCCAGATCGGTTCCGAATTGCTCGGCTTGGGCGACATCGGACAGAAGGGCGCCGAATACGCCTATATGGGCCTGGTGGGCCTGCCGCATTCGCGCAACCAGGAATCGGAAGCCGACCGCATGGGCGTGGAGCTGGCCGCGCGTGCGGGCTACGATCCGCGCGCGGCCATCTCGCTGTGGCAGAAAATGGGACAAATCGGCGGCGCGGAGCCAATCAAGTTCCTGTCGACTCACCCGTCACGCGAAGATCGCCTGAATGACCTGACCAACTATTCGCAGCGGGTAATGCCGCTCTACGAGCAGGCGCGCAAGAAGTAG